In Fusibacter sp. A1, a single window of DNA contains:
- a CDS encoding radical SAM/SPASM domain-containing protein codes for MKRLKFHDQIRVFNVEGIDMVGDLHTGTVIGLDEDGKQFTEKMLEGEVDFQARSAMTETENELLNEFTECGFFDDVRREGIKSAYVHVTDKCNLHCLGCYSLVEDRNNKVQMPINQVRLTLNQLKECGVKRIIFSGGEPFLRTDFWEICKMAKEELGFEHVSVITNGTLPSKAYKEAITYLDEIAVSIDGFDATSWFIRDEGIMPAVIETIDFLKSHVPVSLIATLHSKNIKHMKDYQQFAKGKGLYLSYSILSVSPDDEKFQDYLFSQEDFLSINENIKTLDYEAGMLDTPIEAMSFGCKGKCGVCSDVISIGADGSIYPCHMMHDDNLSLGNITATTVQKAVEAFDMDKIHIDSIDDCSACEFKYLCAGGCRGRSYYYHKELNRKDAYCPLFKAHFSELMTHLKEQIGMN; via the coding sequence ATGAAGCGATTGAAGTTTCATGATCAAATACGAGTGTTTAATGTTGAAGGAATCGATATGGTTGGTGACCTGCATACTGGTACTGTAATTGGTCTTGATGAAGATGGAAAGCAGTTTACAGAAAAAATGCTAGAAGGTGAAGTTGATTTCCAAGCTAGGTCTGCAATGACTGAAACGGAAAATGAACTGTTGAATGAATTTACTGAATGTGGCTTCTTTGATGATGTTAGAAGAGAAGGGATAAAAAGCGCCTATGTACATGTCACAGACAAATGTAACTTGCACTGCCTAGGTTGCTATTCATTAGTAGAGGATCGAAACAACAAAGTACAAATGCCTATCAACCAAGTTAGGCTCACACTTAATCAACTTAAAGAATGCGGCGTAAAAAGAATCATTTTTTCTGGTGGAGAGCCTTTTTTAAGAACTGACTTCTGGGAAATTTGCAAGATGGCCAAAGAAGAACTTGGCTTTGAACATGTAAGCGTAATTACAAATGGAACATTGCCCTCTAAAGCATATAAGGAGGCGATCACTTACCTTGATGAAATCGCAGTATCGATTGACGGGTTTGATGCTACATCATGGTTCATACGAGATGAGGGAATAATGCCTGCTGTGATTGAGACGATAGACTTTTTAAAATCACATGTGCCTGTTAGTTTGATTGCAACCCTTCATAGCAAGAACATAAAACACATGAAAGATTATCAGCAATTTGCGAAGGGCAAAGGCCTTTATCTCAGTTATAGCATCTTGTCAGTCTCTCCAGACGACGAGAAGTTTCAAGATTACTTATTCAGTCAGGAAGATTTTTTAAGTATCAATGAGAACATAAAGACCTTGGATTATGAAGCTGGGATGCTCGATACACCAATCGAGGCGATGAGTTTTGGTTGTAAAGGTAAATGTGGTGTTTGTTCAGATGTCATCAGCATAGGTGCAGATGGGAGCATTTATCCATGCCATATGATGCATGATGACAATCTAAGTTTAGGAAATATAACTGCTACAACGGTTCAAAAGGCCGTAGAAGCATTTGATATGGATAAGATACACATAGACAGCATCGATGATTGCAGTGCGTGTGAGTTCAAGTACCTATGCGCTGGTGGTTGTAGAGGTCGAAGTTATTATTATCATAAAGAGCTGAATCGAAAAGATGCATATTGCCCTCTTTTTAAAGCGCATTTTAGTGAACTGATGACCCACTTAAAAGAGCAAATCGGAATGAATTAG
- a CDS encoding DNA methylase translates to MNENNRIYVAIDLKSFYASVECIERGLDPLTTNLVVADASRSEKTICLAVSPSLKRFGISGRARLFEVVQKVKEANAKRRRYAPNWQFNGSSYFSDELEKSADLAIDYIAAPPRMAFYMDYSTRIYNVYLKHVAPEDIHVYSIDEVFIDVTHYLTSTQLSPREFAKRLIKDVLDTVGVTATAGIGTNLYLCKVAMDIVAKHIPADRDGVRIAEIDERSYRELLWTHKPLTDFWRVGRGYQKKLHDNSLFTMGDIARCSLDNEDLLYKLFGVNAQLLIDHAWGYEPCTIEDVRSYKPSSKSTGAGQVLHNPYPYESARIIVQEMTDLLVLDLVEKGLVTDQMVLTVGYDISNLATAELRDAFHGEVKTDYYGRQVPKHAHGTVNLKKMTSSTKLIMDAVMGLFDEIVDPNLYVRRVNIVAGRIKDEKKAQNEATYEQLDIFTDYEAKIAKEEAEEEALKKEKNLQHAILDLKKKFGKNAVLKGMNLQEDANTKERNKQIGGHKA, encoded by the coding sequence ATGAATGAGAACAATCGCATATATGTGGCAATCGATCTTAAGTCGTTTTATGCCTCTGTTGAATGCATAGAAAGAGGGTTAGATCCCTTGACGACGAATTTGGTGGTCGCAGATGCCAGCAGGTCTGAAAAGACTATTTGCCTGGCGGTTTCACCATCGCTTAAGCGCTTTGGAATTTCGGGTAGGGCCAGACTCTTTGAAGTGGTTCAAAAGGTCAAGGAAGCGAATGCGAAAAGAAGACGCTATGCGCCCAACTGGCAGTTTAATGGATCATCCTATTTTTCGGATGAACTGGAGAAGTCAGCCGACCTAGCCATCGATTACATCGCCGCGCCTCCGAGAATGGCATTTTACATGGACTATAGCACGCGTATATACAACGTATATTTAAAGCATGTCGCTCCTGAGGATATCCATGTGTATTCGATCGATGAGGTCTTTATCGATGTAACGCATTACCTGACTTCTACTCAGTTGAGTCCTCGCGAATTTGCAAAGAGACTAATCAAGGATGTGCTTGATACGGTCGGTGTTACAGCAACTGCTGGCATTGGTACAAATCTCTACTTATGCAAAGTGGCGATGGATATTGTGGCAAAACATATCCCTGCGGATCGTGACGGTGTAAGGATTGCTGAAATCGATGAGAGAAGTTACCGTGAACTCCTTTGGACCCATAAGCCTCTTACCGATTTTTGGCGTGTGGGCAGAGGATACCAGAAGAAACTGCATGACAACAGCCTCTTTACGATGGGTGACATCGCAAGGTGTTCTTTAGACAATGAGGATCTGCTGTACAAATTGTTTGGTGTGAATGCGCAGCTGCTCATCGACCATGCTTGGGGCTATGAACCTTGTACCATTGAGGATGTCAGATCCTATAAACCCTCATCGAAGAGTACGGGGGCTGGTCAAGTCCTGCACAATCCTTACCCTTATGAGAGTGCCAGGATCATCGTTCAAGAAATGACGGATCTACTGGTGCTTGATCTGGTGGAGAAAGGATTGGTGACGGATCAGATGGTCCTAACCGTAGGGTATGATATTTCAAATCTGGCAACTGCAGAGCTAAGAGACGCTTTTCATGGAGAAGTGAAAACAGATTACTATGGACGACAAGTGCCGAAACATGCCCATGGTACCGTAAACCTTAAAAAAATGACCTCTTCGACAAAATTGATTATGGATGCTGTCATGGGCTTGTTTGATGAGATAGTAGACCCTAACCTATATGTTCGCAGGGTCAACATCGTCGCGGGCCGTATCAAGGATGAAAAGAAAGCCCAGAATGAAGCTACCTATGAGCAGCTGGATATCTTTACGGACTACGAGGCTAAGATAGCCAAGGAAGAAGCAGAAGAAGAAGCCTTAAAAAAAGAAAAGAATTTGCAACATGCCATACTGGACCTTAAAAAGAAGTTTGGCAAGAATGCAGTCTTAAAAGGTATGAATTTGCAAGAGGATGCCAACACAAAAGAAAGAAACAAGCAGATTGGCGGTCATAAGGCGTAA
- a CDS encoding NUDIX domain-containing protein, with translation MKYNYCPVCGRKLSLKVVGDEGLKPHCSKCDKFYFDRVRPCVIALVMNEFDEVVLIKQSKVSAEHWVVVAGYLSGGENFEEAVAREVLEETGQVVNFSTYLGSYPVDKKELVMSAFQCDVNKLPFNRSKEVDDIKWVKLNDAIKFVPPESVAFKLISKLMHV, from the coding sequence ATGAAATATAATTATTGCCCGGTTTGTGGGCGTAAACTAAGTTTGAAGGTGGTAGGTGATGAAGGATTAAAACCTCATTGCTCCAAGTGTGATAAGTTCTATTTTGATAGGGTGAGACCTTGTGTGATAGCACTTGTCATGAATGAATTTGACGAAGTGGTGTTGATCAAGCAGTCCAAAGTTTCAGCAGAGCACTGGGTAGTGGTTGCAGGCTATTTAAGCGGCGGTGAGAATTTTGAAGAAGCGGTAGCTAGAGAAGTTCTAGAAGAAACAGGACAGGTGGTAAACTTTTCTACGTATTTAGGCAGTTACCCGGTTGATAAGAAGGAACTGGTAATGAGTGCTTTTCAATGCGATGTAAATAAACTGCCGTTCAATCGCTCTAAGGAAGTGGACGACATCAAATGGGTAAAATTAAATGATGCAATCAAGTTTGTTCCCCCTGAAAGTGTCGCGTTTAAACTGATTAGCAAGTTGATGCATGTCTAG
- the murA gene encoding UDP-N-acetylglucosamine 1-carboxyvinyltransferase, producing the protein MIRQEKTVSGYKETETLMIDGGKPLSGRVAPDGAKNSSLYALIAATFINEGWMTIENVPLITDIKMTLGILDELGMQYKVQGTTVKVYGKITNTIISDKYASKIRSSTTFLGALLSQFPEVILPLPGGDKIGDRPIDIHISVMEAYGASISIEGGFIKASLDTSQLTGKDIHLRYPSVGATINAIFMAITAQGQSTITNAAREPEIVDLISLLGKMGAVIHGGGTNRIVINGVRKLTSTTHDIMPDRLETGALMMCFAMTGGKGSVYGSIPEHNEPLIHLLRSIGIQVDIEGDTIHIDAHQPSKSFHIETQPYPGLATDLQAICTSLALKCPGTSTIKDTVFEERFGHIEELRRMGARIERNGNKIFIHNGDHITGSRVEGGDIRSVVSLILVALSIKDKSYIGGIEHLLRGHVNFVNKIIQLEADAEFI; encoded by the coding sequence GTGATTAGACAAGAAAAGACCGTCTCTGGATATAAGGAAACTGAAACACTGATGATTGACGGAGGCAAACCGCTATCAGGACGAGTGGCTCCAGATGGCGCTAAGAACTCCAGCTTATATGCGCTGATTGCTGCTACTTTTATCAACGAAGGTTGGATGACCATAGAAAATGTTCCATTAATAACAGATATCAAAATGACACTAGGCATTTTGGATGAACTGGGTATGCAATATAAGGTTCAAGGGACAACCGTAAAAGTATATGGAAAAATCACTAATACAATCATATCCGATAAGTATGCATCGAAGATTCGATCGTCAACGACTTTTCTTGGAGCCCTTCTGTCACAGTTCCCAGAGGTGATACTGCCTCTACCAGGTGGCGATAAAATTGGTGATCGGCCAATCGACATTCATATTTCAGTGATGGAAGCATACGGAGCAAGTATTTCAATTGAAGGAGGATTTATCAAAGCCTCACTTGACACAAGTCAGCTGACCGGAAAAGACATTCACCTGCGTTACCCCAGCGTCGGCGCGACAATCAATGCGATTTTCATGGCGATAACCGCACAAGGTCAAAGTACAATAACTAATGCCGCAAGAGAACCCGAAATCGTAGACCTCATTTCATTGCTTGGGAAAATGGGAGCAGTTATTCATGGTGGAGGCACTAATCGTATCGTCATAAATGGCGTAAGGAAACTTACATCCACCACTCACGATATCATGCCAGATAGATTGGAAACAGGCGCCTTAATGATGTGCTTTGCGATGACTGGCGGAAAAGGAAGCGTGTATGGAAGTATCCCTGAACACAATGAACCCCTCATCCATTTACTAAGATCAATCGGTATTCAAGTGGACATTGAAGGCGATACCATTCATATAGACGCACATCAGCCAAGCAAGTCATTCCATATTGAAACACAACCATATCCTGGTTTAGCTACTGATTTACAGGCAATCTGTACCTCTTTAGCACTCAAATGTCCTGGCACTTCAACTATAAAAGATACCGTTTTTGAAGAGCGCTTCGGGCATATTGAGGAACTGAGAAGAATGGGAGCGCGAATTGAAAGAAATGGAAACAAGATATTCATTCATAATGGTGATCATATTACCGGGTCACGCGTCGAGGGTGGCGATATCAGAAGTGTTGTCTCACTCATACTTGTCGCATTATCAATCAAGGATAAAAGCTACATAGGAGGAATCGAGCATCTATTACGTGGTCATGTCAATTTTGTGAACAAGATCATACAGCTTGAAGCAGACGCAGAATTCATCTAA
- a CDS encoding pyridoxamine 5'-phosphate oxidase family protein has translation MDRYSEGLRLLEESCGNSKDNVIALATIAVDPTVDGNPQPFVREVDAYYEDGVFYVTTWGKSNKMIQIAKSKEVGFVVCKEGISGSGIGENLGWVLDPEIAELRTKLRKAFSNWYDHANNEQDENCVILAIKMTRCAIFRDEGALRYNLDLVNKKEIE, from the coding sequence ATGGATAGGTATAGTGAAGGATTACGATTGCTTGAAGAAAGTTGCGGTAACTCAAAAGATAATGTGATTGCTCTTGCAACGATCGCTGTGGATCCAACAGTTGATGGAAATCCTCAGCCTTTTGTACGAGAAGTAGATGCATATTATGAAGATGGTGTGTTTTATGTTACCACGTGGGGAAAATCCAATAAGATGATTCAAATAGCGAAGAGCAAAGAAGTTGGATTTGTAGTCTGTAAAGAGGGGATTTCCGGAAGCGGTATTGGCGAAAACCTTGGATGGGTTTTAGATCCGGAAATTGCTGAGTTAAGGACTAAACTTCGCAAGGCATTTAGTAATTGGTACGACCATGCAAACAATGAACAGGATGAAAACTGTGTCATTCTAGCAATCAAGATGACAAGGTGTGCAATATTCAGAGATGAAGGAGCTTTACGTTACAATTTGGATTTAGTGAATAAGAAAGAGATCGAATGA
- a CDS encoding ABC transporter ATP-binding protein, which produces MTLLQVNKVTKKFGSKTAIDNLSFSVKSGEIVGLLGRNGAGKTTIMKGICGCLSIDSGSIEMNGKAVADFHPFNSIGVLIEASFFDHLNTYENLKSLMILSGEIDKSVIDHRIEEVLKVVGLQQHKKSYVGSFSFGMKQRLGLAQTLLGKHDLLMLDEPFVGLDPPGRKLVKELITRKAKDDGVGILFSSHNIKDVLEISDRIVVIDHGKKMYDGAYYNNRHYRFQVSNMSDEIAKLVEETCQISTSGNTISISESSDKLNELLGLMIGHDLKVESIENVEESLDRYFEEEVEHVD; this is translated from the coding sequence ATGACACTTTTACAGGTAAATAAAGTTACTAAGAAGTTTGGTTCAAAAACAGCGATAGACAATTTGTCATTTTCGGTAAAAAGCGGTGAGATAGTTGGATTGCTTGGTAGAAATGGTGCAGGCAAAACAACGATTATGAAGGGGATATGCGGTTGCTTGTCAATTGATTCCGGTTCCATAGAAATGAACGGAAAGGCAGTAGCTGATTTTCATCCATTCAACAGCATAGGGGTTCTGATTGAAGCGAGTTTCTTCGATCATTTGAACACATATGAGAATTTGAAAAGTCTGATGATTTTATCAGGTGAGATTGATAAGAGCGTCATTGATCATAGAATTGAAGAGGTATTGAAAGTTGTTGGTCTGCAGCAGCATAAGAAGAGCTATGTCGGGAGTTTCTCTTTTGGTATGAAACAACGACTAGGACTGGCACAAACCCTGCTTGGAAAGCATGATTTGCTAATGCTGGACGAACCCTTTGTAGGATTGGATCCTCCTGGCAGAAAGCTTGTAAAAGAACTGATTACTAGAAAGGCGAAAGATGACGGTGTTGGAATCTTGTTTTCAAGTCATAACATCAAGGATGTGCTCGAGATTAGCGACCGGATAGTAGTGATCGATCATGGGAAAAAAATGTACGATGGAGCATATTACAATAATCGGCACTATCGGTTTCAGGTGTCCAATATGAGTGATGAAATCGCAAAACTAGTGGAAGAAACCTGCCAAATATCCACATCGGGCAACACGATTTCAATCAGTGAATCAAGTGACAAGCTTAATGAACTGCTGGGCTTGATGATAGGTCATGATTTGAAAGTTGAGTCCATTGAAAATGTGGAGGAAAGTTTGGATAGGTATTTTGAAGAGGAGGTGGAACATGTCGATTAG
- a CDS encoding SH3 domain-containing protein — MKVYKVIKNRKSDYPNPIILVKGQVVECIQESDKDSSWSGWVMCQTKDNKGWIPHQIVEGTEDNAVIIEDYTAVEFDLELGERLVSLKEMNGWIWCYKEQDSKTRAWAPLDHLELLKNSI; from the coding sequence ATGAAAGTCTACAAAGTAATAAAAAATCGAAAAAGTGATTACCCGAACCCGATCATTTTAGTTAAAGGACAAGTAGTGGAATGCATTCAGGAATCCGACAAAGACAGCAGTTGGTCAGGATGGGTCATGTGCCAAACGAAAGACAACAAGGGCTGGATTCCGCATCAAATCGTTGAAGGGACAGAGGATAATGCAGTCATTATAGAAGATTACACTGCCGTAGAGTTTGATTTGGAACTTGGTGAAAGACTGGTATCGCTTAAGGAAATGAATGGGTGGATCTGGTGTTACAAAGAACAGGATTCTAAAACAAGGGCATGGGCACCGCTTGACCACTTAGAGTTATTGAAAAACTCGATTTAA
- a CDS encoding CPBP family intramembrane glutamic endopeptidase: MDSLNKYSMDEDKILIACVIAFAPVLLVLITGLGLATMTASLNLTNLDTLIIWVSTTVSMSIVPYMILKIHDGTTWKEIGVSFDLKVYEWIILVFIIGLCIMLSNRIQTGTAFLILVLQTLAVAINEEVWIRGVLITHLRKMKLNSVVIVLVSGIVFGFVTHMNEPLIDNLLWRFPGGLLLGWIAIKTNRLHLPIMFHFLNNITSLSL, from the coding sequence ATGGATAGTTTGAATAAATACAGCATGGATGAGGACAAGATACTTATTGCGTGCGTGATAGCATTTGCACCGGTTCTGCTGGTGTTGATTACAGGACTGGGGCTGGCAACGATGACTGCGTCCTTGAATCTAACGAATCTCGATACACTCATTATTTGGGTATCCACGACGGTATCGATGAGTATTGTTCCGTATATGATTCTGAAAATTCACGATGGTACAACATGGAAGGAGATCGGAGTTTCGTTTGATCTCAAAGTCTACGAATGGATCATATTGGTTTTTATAATCGGATTGTGTATCATGTTATCGAATCGAATTCAAACAGGTACGGCATTTCTAATACTGGTTTTACAAACGCTTGCAGTCGCCATCAATGAGGAAGTTTGGATAAGAGGAGTTCTGATCACCCACTTAAGGAAGATGAAACTCAACAGCGTTGTGATTGTACTTGTCAGCGGAATCGTCTTCGGATTTGTAACGCACATGAACGAGCCACTGATAGATAATCTGTTATGGAGATTTCCAGGTGGGCTGCTATTAGGTTGGATTGCGATTAAAACAAATAGATTGCATTTACCGATCATGTTTCATTTTTTAAACAACATTACTAGTTTAAGTCTATAA
- a CDS encoding ABC transporter ATP-binding protein, which translates to MKKSVDILKLSKIIKAPRWIGAAIILSLCTAYFAVQFPLAIQRITETINQSDRVGFYWSIGYAFLIVAMQGLSFYLLIKAQNIFVKKNMIACRNRLYHAVMSQPYETYMKNDPADYISMMLNDMRLLEDDFYHAILELAAKAIMFVFAVIQLVRLSPLFLLGLVAIGVIMLLIPLLIGPKISYNRKNQMDAMANHSKNLKEHFQGYLTIIQFKLSGLFLKRMEKSHKQLEESNYRFKTLIAKVNTLLMMTTVLLILTTFLIGGMLVLNDVLTIGALLAATQLIMYISEPLVSLSQASNQLKASVPILDKMTDLFNAKRVMFKTGLNNEKIHSIELKNMSFSFENNRELKVLDNINLILEYGKKYLLKGENGSGKSTFLNLIAGHLKPSHGWIGYFNHKEQLLESTPDIAVVSQNTYLFEGTIYDNVTLFADANRSRFMEACRTCGLDELLETFEEKEDFYILNNGENLSGGQRQKIAIARALYFDADILIFDEANSALDIESSELVEEAISALTDKLCIVVSHKTMCNQALFDEVIELSVSAS; encoded by the coding sequence ATGAAAAAATCAGTAGATATCCTTAAGCTTAGCAAAATAATCAAGGCACCACGATGGATAGGCGCTGCAATCATACTAAGTTTGTGTACCGCATATTTTGCGGTTCAGTTTCCATTGGCGATTCAAAGGATTACAGAGACCATTAACCAATCTGATAGGGTAGGATTCTATTGGTCTATAGGATATGCGTTTCTAATCGTGGCCATGCAAGGATTAAGCTTCTACCTTCTGATAAAGGCACAGAATATATTTGTTAAAAAGAACATGATAGCATGTAGGAACAGGCTATATCATGCTGTGATGAGTCAGCCATATGAAACTTATATGAAAAACGATCCCGCAGACTACATATCCATGATGTTAAACGACATGCGATTACTTGAAGATGACTTTTATCATGCAATACTTGAACTAGCAGCGAAAGCAATCATGTTTGTCTTTGCTGTAATCCAGTTGGTTAGATTGAGTCCACTTTTTTTACTCGGTTTGGTGGCTATTGGAGTGATCATGTTACTCATTCCTCTACTCATTGGACCTAAGATCAGCTATAACAGAAAAAATCAAATGGATGCAATGGCTAATCATTCAAAGAATTTGAAAGAGCATTTTCAAGGGTATCTGACGATTATCCAGTTCAAGCTTTCGGGTTTATTTCTTAAGCGAATGGAGAAGAGCCATAAACAGCTTGAAGAGAGCAATTATAGATTCAAAACCCTAATTGCTAAAGTCAATACCCTATTGATGATGACTACGGTTTTACTTATTTTGACAACATTCTTAATTGGCGGCATGCTTGTGCTAAATGACGTTTTGACCATAGGTGCGTTACTTGCGGCGACTCAACTGATCATGTATATTTCTGAACCGCTTGTGAGCTTATCGCAAGCATCCAATCAGCTTAAGGCATCGGTACCGATACTTGATAAGATGACAGATTTATTTAATGCGAAGCGTGTCATGTTCAAGACCGGTCTCAATAATGAAAAAATACACTCCATTGAACTGAAAAACATGTCTTTTAGTTTTGAAAACAATAGAGAATTAAAGGTGCTTGATAATATTAACCTGATTCTTGAATATGGAAAGAAATACTTACTTAAAGGTGAAAATGGATCAGGGAAGAGCACATTCCTAAATTTGATTGCCGGTCATTTGAAACCTTCACATGGATGGATAGGCTATTTCAATCATAAAGAGCAATTATTAGAATCAACACCGGATATTGCGGTTGTTTCACAAAATACCTATCTGTTTGAAGGTACCATCTACGATAATGTAACACTCTTTGCAGATGCAAACAGAAGTAGATTCATGGAAGCGTGTAGAACATGCGGACTAGACGAGTTGTTGGAAACATTTGAAGAGAAAGAGGACTTCTACATTTTGAATAATGGCGAAAACCTCTCCGGTGGACAAAGGCAAAAAATCGCTATCGCAAGAGCCCTTTATTTTGATGCTGATATTTTGATCTTTGATGAAGCGAATTCAGCATTGGATATTGAAAGTTCAGAGCTTGTAGAAGAAGCGATATCGGCACTGACAGATAAATTATGCATTGTCGTTTCTCATAAGACAATGTGCAATCAAGCTCTATTTGACGAAGTTATTGAACTTTCAGTGAGTGCATCATAA
- a CDS encoding EFR1 family ferrodoxin (N-terminal region resembles flavodoxins. C-terminal ferrodoxin region binds two 4Fe-4S clusters.), translating into MIAYFSGTGNSLYVAKQLAHHLSDELKSIAVESMDSKNERTYLIGSSEKLGIVFPIYSWGAPEIVLKWLETAVCEWESKPYVYVVITCGEDIGDGMRAVEKILSKKKLAVDVAYTIVMPNNYMIMGDVYDEKTEKRLLASSELEIAELAKLLESSTRGVRHLRKGKLAFLRTAAVNPLFNRFARTTTSFRVSEDCTSCGICSEICPTKTISMVEGKPKWHGDCAQCLGCINYCPVKAIDFGDKTKKKGRYAHPKITVDEMKLTTK; encoded by the coding sequence ATGATTGCTTATTTTTCTGGAACAGGAAATTCTTTATATGTAGCCAAACAACTTGCTCATCACCTTTCTGATGAGCTTAAGTCGATTGCAGTTGAATCGATGGATTCGAAAAATGAGCGCACCTACCTCATTGGAAGTAGTGAAAAGTTGGGCATAGTGTTTCCAATTTATTCTTGGGGTGCACCGGAGATAGTGCTCAAGTGGCTGGAAACAGCCGTGTGTGAATGGGAAAGCAAACCTTATGTCTACGTGGTGATTACTTGCGGTGAAGACATAGGTGACGGCATGAGGGCTGTTGAAAAGATTTTAAGTAAGAAAAAGCTTGCCGTCGATGTTGCTTATACAATCGTTATGCCCAACAACTATATGATCATGGGCGATGTTTACGATGAAAAAACAGAGAAGCGGTTGCTGGCATCATCAGAGCTTGAGATCGCTGAATTGGCAAAGCTTTTAGAAAGCTCTACTCGGGGAGTCAGACATCTTCGAAAAGGGAAGTTGGCTTTTTTAAGGACTGCAGCCGTCAATCCGCTGTTTAATCGTTTTGCTAGAACAACGACATCTTTCAGAGTGAGTGAAGATTGCACATCTTGTGGGATTTGTAGTGAGATATGTCCAACTAAGACGATCAGTATGGTTGAAGGTAAACCAAAGTGGCATGGGGATTGTGCGCAGTGTTTGGGCTGCATCAATTATTGTCCAGTCAAAGCGATAGATTTTGGGGATAAAACCAAGAAAAAGGGACGTTACGCACATCCTAAAATCACTGTTGATGAAATGAAGTTGACGACTAAATAG
- a CDS encoding DeoR/GlpR family DNA-binding transcription regulator has protein sequence MFIEERHQEILKIIEDQGRISLSIIQSKFNISVDSARRDLRILESKGLLKRTHGGAIPAIPRGYSIPESVTHRDITNIKPNYMAIALKAVSLIKEHDVVHITGGSVGYFMVQNLPRNFEFTVVVNSIILADVLRLYTNVTTIMIGGILNSKGHCKEQLAIDMIKHLRFDKAFITSAAVSTTFGASIQSPSSVGLIRAFMDAAKSNIGLYPNEKIELDSILHIYPIERFNTIITDWDVTEENIEKLKETDIELIIVEEDKGARCD, from the coding sequence ATGTTTATTGAAGAACGACACCAGGAAATCCTTAAAATAATTGAGGATCAAGGAAGAATTTCTCTAAGCATCATTCAAAGCAAATTCAACATTTCGGTAGATTCAGCAAGAAGAGATTTACGTATTCTAGAAAGTAAAGGCCTACTTAAACGCACGCATGGTGGGGCTATTCCTGCCATTCCTAGAGGCTACTCTATCCCCGAGTCTGTTACTCACCGAGATATCACAAATATAAAACCTAATTACATGGCAATTGCACTTAAAGCGGTAAGCCTGATTAAGGAACATGATGTGGTACATATCACTGGTGGGTCCGTAGGCTATTTCATGGTACAGAACCTACCCAGGAATTTTGAGTTTACCGTAGTTGTGAACTCAATAATCTTAGCGGATGTACTTAGATTATATACGAATGTTACCACCATAATGATCGGAGGCATCCTCAATTCAAAAGGTCATTGTAAAGAACAGCTTGCTATCGATATGATCAAACACCTTCGATTCGACAAAGCGTTTATTACAAGTGCGGCTGTATCCACAACTTTTGGTGCATCCATTCAATCCCCTTCATCAGTTGGGTTAATAAGAGCATTCATGGATGCTGCGAAATCAAACATCGGATTGTATCCAAATGAAAAAATAGAATTGGATTCAATTCTGCATATCTATCCTATCGAAAGATTCAATACGATAATCACAGACTGGGATGTAACTGAGGAAAACATCGAAAAACTAAAGGAAACTGATATTGAACTAATTATTGTTGAAGAAGACAAAGGAGCAAGATGTGATTAG